The sequence below is a genomic window from Bacteroidota bacterium.
GCGCAGCCTCCAGTAGGAGATTTGCGCTGGCAGGCACCGCAGCCGGTTGAGAATTGGGCAGGGGTAAGAGCAGCAGAGAACTTTGGGCCGCGTTGTATGCAACGTCCCCTTTTTAGTGACATGATGTTTCGTTCGGATGGCATGAGCGAAGACTGCCTGTACCTGAATGTATGGACACCGGCGCGTAGCGCAGAGGAGAAACTACCGGTCTTGATATATTTCTACGGCGGCGGGCTCTTTACGGGGGATGGATCTGAATACCGTTATGATGGAGAGAGCATGGCGCGGGAAGGCATCGTGACCCTAACGGTCAACTACAGGTTGAATATTTTTGGGTTCTTTGCGCACCCCGAGTTAACAGCAGAGGCAGATTACAACGCATCAAGCAACTACGGCTTTTTGGACCAGACCGCTGCGCTCCAGTGGGTACAGGATAACATCGCTGCTTTTGGTGGCGATCCTGATCGGGTGACCATTGCCGGTGAATCTGCCGGCTCTGTATCTGTAAGTGCGCAAATGATTTCACCGTTGTCCAGACACCTTATCGCCGGCGCGATTGGTTCGAGCGGTTCCTTGATGGGGACGCTTCGCGCAGGCCCACTGGCTGAGCAAGAAGCTAAAGGTGTTGCTTTTGGCGAAGAGGAGCGCGCTCCGTCGCTGGCAGCGCTGCGTCAAATACCTGGTGACGAGCTGCTCGAGAAGACGAAGAAATATGCGTGGACACATTTTTCGCCTGCTATAGACGGTTACGTCTTTCCTGAATCGCCAGACGCCATGTTTGAGGCCGGCCAGCAGGCAAAAGTACCTTTACTCCTCGGATGGAATTCAATGGAGCAAGGCTATAACGGTGTAATGGGTGGATTGCCACCTACCCCGGAGTCTTTCCAAACGGTAGTGCGGTCGTTGTATGGCGATCAGGCAGATGAGATTTTGGCTGTATATCTTCATACGAATGAGGAAGAAGTTCGGACTTCTGCTATCGATCTTGCGGGCGACCGGTTTACGGCATTCAGCACCTGGAAATGGGCAGATTTGCACCTGAAGACCGGAGGTGGGCAGCCCGTGTATCGATACCTGTACGCAAGGCCGCGGCCGGCATCACGTGATGGCAATACGCCGGCTGCCACAGGAGCCACGCATTCAGCCGAAATTGAATACGCGATGGGGAATCTGTCTACCAACCGTGTGTACGATTGGGAGCCGGAAGATTACCGCGCCTC
It includes:
- a CDS encoding carboxylesterase family protein, whose product is AQPPVGDLRWQAPQPVENWAGVRAAENFGPRCMQRPLFSDMMFRSDGMSEDCLYLNVWTPARSAEEKLPVLIYFYGGGLFTGDGSEYRYDGESMAREGIVTLTVNYRLNIFGFFAHPELTAEADYNASSNYGFLDQTAALQWVQDNIAAFGGDPDRVTIAGESAGSVSVSAQMISPLSRHLIAGAIGSSGSLMGTLRAGPLAEQEAKGVAFGEEERAPSLAALRQIPGDELLEKTKKYAWTHFSPAIDGYVFPESPDAMFEAGQQAKVPLLLGWNSMEQGYNGVMGGLPPTPESFQTVVRSLYGDQADEILAVYLHTNEEEVRTSAIDLAGDRFTAFSTWKWADLHLKTGGGQPVYRYLYARPRPASRDGNTPAATGATHSAEIEYAMGNLSTNRVYDWEPEDYRASDVFKAYYANFVKTGNPNGPGVPAWPMLNANKPQVMYIDAETTLKPEQHAARYRVLNSLNVH